In a genomic window of Roseiflexus castenholzii DSM 13941:
- a CDS encoding FmdB family zinc ribbon protein, producing the protein MPLYEYQCSDCAREFDALRPIHRADEIIDCPACGSRRVQRKISIIALKIDAASPRSGGACCGGSCGCASRSDTTD; encoded by the coding sequence ATGCCGCTTTACGAGTATCAGTGCAGTGACTGCGCGCGCGAGTTCGATGCGCTCCGCCCCATCCATCGCGCCGACGAGATTATCGACTGCCCGGCATGCGGCAGCCGTCGGGTGCAGCGCAAGATCTCCATCATTGCGCTCAAGATCGACGCTGCATCGCCTCGTTCAGGCGGTGCGTGTTGCGGCGGAAGTTGCGGCTGCGCCTCGCGCAGCGATACAACTGATTGA
- a CDS encoding sugar phosphate nucleotidyltransferase, whose product MKVIIPTAGLGTRLRPHTYSKPKPLVSVAGKPVLGHILDTLTRFPIDEMIFITGYLGNQIADYVTSNYKIPARFIEQTELKGQAHAVYLAREVVDGPTLILFVDTIFEADLSCLTEQDIDGAIFCKEVDDPRRFGVAFTKDGFITRLVEKPVTDESKLAMIGLYYIRDIQWLMRAIEVLMLRNIQTKGEYFLTDALQLMVENGARFTAPTVDVWEDCGKPETVLQTNRYLLDHGRDHVDASRLDGSIIIPPVYIDDTARVINSIIGPYVSIAAGAIVKDSIIRDSIINRDAQIVSATLQSSLIGDHAVVLGDFRELNVGDSSEIRYGRPAH is encoded by the coding sequence ATGAAAGTCATTATCCCTACTGCCGGGCTTGGGACGCGCCTGCGCCCACATACGTACAGTAAACCCAAGCCGCTGGTGTCGGTTGCCGGAAAGCCGGTCCTCGGTCATATTCTCGATACGCTGACCCGATTTCCAATCGACGAGATGATCTTCATCACCGGCTATCTGGGCAATCAAATTGCCGATTATGTCACATCAAATTATAAAATCCCGGCGCGCTTCATCGAACAAACGGAACTGAAAGGTCAGGCGCATGCCGTCTATCTGGCGCGTGAAGTTGTCGATGGTCCCACGCTCATCCTGTTCGTGGATACGATTTTCGAGGCAGACCTGAGTTGTCTGACCGAACAGGATATCGATGGCGCCATTTTCTGCAAGGAGGTGGACGATCCGCGGCGGTTCGGCGTGGCGTTTACCAAAGATGGATTCATCACCCGGCTCGTGGAAAAACCGGTGACCGATGAGTCGAAACTGGCGATGATCGGGCTGTATTACATCCGCGACATTCAGTGGTTGATGCGCGCAATCGAAGTGCTCATGCTGCGCAATATTCAAACGAAAGGCGAGTACTTCCTGACTGATGCCCTGCAATTGATGGTCGAGAATGGCGCCCGTTTCACTGCGCCGACGGTCGATGTCTGGGAAGACTGCGGGAAACCAGAGACGGTATTGCAAACGAATCGGTATCTGCTCGATCACGGTCGGGATCATGTCGATGCTTCTCGATTGGATGGTTCGATCATTATTCCGCCTGTCTATATCGACGATACGGCGCGCGTGATCAACTCGATCATCGGTCCGTATGTGTCGATAGCGGCGGGGGCGATTGTCAAAGACTCGATCATTCGCGATTCGATCATCAATCGCGATGCGCAGATCGTCTCCGCTACACTGCAATCGAGTCTGATTGGTGATCACGCAGTGGTTCTGGGCGATTTTCGCGAGCTCAATGTGGGAGATTCTTCCGAAATCCGGTATGGACGCCCTGCACATTGA
- a CDS encoding DUF503 domain-containing protein — protein MVTLRLPGIRSLKEKRSIVKSLLGRMRNRFNVSVTEVDAHDNHGRAVIGIACVSGSGDYVEGQIQAVLRWIEEERPDLEILAADIELL, from the coding sequence ATGGTCACCCTGCGTCTGCCCGGCATTCGCTCGTTGAAGGAGAAGCGAAGCATTGTGAAATCGTTGCTGGGCAGAATGCGCAACCGCTTTAATGTGTCGGTCACCGAGGTCGATGCGCACGACAATCATGGGCGCGCCGTCATCGGCATCGCCTGCGTGTCGGGATCGGGCGATTATGTCGAAGGGCAGATCCAGGCGGTGTTGCGCTGGATCGAAGAAGAACGCCCCGACCTCGAAATTCTTGCTGCCGACATTGAACTCTTGTGA
- a CDS encoding ATP-binding protein — protein sequence MDDVLPYPFLAIVGQAELKTALVLALINPQVGGVLLIGPYGVGKTTAVRGLLDVMPLVDIEETDEAGAPVKRRRPMRIIELPLNARMEDVVGGINERVALEQQRVMLEEGVLARAHRNVLYIDEVNLLDARVVDAILDAAAQGRTFVRRGPMTRLYPSQFVLIGSMNPQEGALRPQILDRFGLRVWVAPLMDRNQRLEIYRRARRFREHPEAFRAEYADETGKLKQEIAAAREILPQVTIDPAAERFAIDCIQRLAIPSHRAEIALFEAARARAAADFRLTATIDDIRHVAILALRQRRSVQIDEYAAALALEDAAIERVIARDGAAPSRRRSRKKTSSAHEGGVTLPMPAEAAGQDRSSDT from the coding sequence ATGGACGACGTGCTGCCCTACCCATTCCTGGCGATTGTCGGTCAGGCGGAGTTGAAAACGGCGCTTGTGCTGGCGTTGATCAATCCGCAGGTGGGAGGTGTGCTGCTGATCGGTCCTTACGGCGTTGGCAAAACGACTGCGGTGCGCGGGCTGCTCGATGTGATGCCGCTGGTCGATATCGAAGAAACCGACGAAGCGGGCGCCCCGGTCAAACGCCGTCGCCCTATGCGCATCATCGAACTGCCGCTCAACGCGCGCATGGAAGATGTGGTGGGCGGCATTAATGAGCGCGTGGCGCTCGAACAGCAGCGGGTCATGTTGGAAGAAGGCGTCCTGGCGCGCGCGCATCGCAACGTGCTGTACATCGATGAGGTCAATCTGCTCGATGCGCGGGTCGTCGATGCTATTCTCGACGCGGCGGCGCAGGGGCGCACCTTTGTGCGGCGTGGACCGATGACGCGGCTCTATCCATCGCAATTCGTGCTGATCGGTTCGATGAATCCACAAGAGGGGGCGCTCCGCCCGCAGATTCTTGATCGGTTCGGGTTGCGGGTATGGGTGGCGCCATTAATGGATCGCAATCAGCGACTGGAGATTTACCGGCGCGCACGTCGCTTCCGCGAACATCCGGAAGCATTTCGCGCCGAGTATGCCGATGAAACCGGCAAACTGAAACAGGAAATCGCGGCGGCGCGCGAGATCCTGCCCCAGGTGACGATCGACCCGGCCGCCGAGCGGTTTGCCATCGACTGCATCCAGCGGCTTGCCATTCCTTCGCATCGCGCAGAGATTGCGTTGTTCGAAGCGGCGCGGGCGCGCGCTGCTGCTGATTTTCGCCTGACGGCCACAATCGACGATATTCGGCACGTGGCCATCCTTGCGCTTCGGCAACGACGCAGCGTGCAGATCGATGAATATGCCGCTGCCCTTGCGCTCGAAGATGCCGCCATCGAACGCGTGATCGCCCGTGATGGCGCTGCACCGTCGCGGCGGCGCTCACGCAAAAAAACCTCGTCCGCTCACGAAGGGGGCGTTACCCTGCCCATGCCAGCGGAGGCAGCCGGTCAGGATCGCTCATCAGATACGTGA
- a CDS encoding alpha/beta fold hydrolase, producing MSMIVIDNQTVHYEVFGRGRPVLFLHGWMGSWRYWYPTIEQVEKQYRAYSFDFWGFGESRRKSTTESIGNYSRQVIRFLDALGIDKVMLVGHSMGGMVALKTALDAPTRIAKVVTVGAPIVGDSLSWFLKLMYYRPIANTFANAPWLRRFLFRHFLGETSDPAVQEILDDSLKSSAVTLQRSIASMLHTDLRPEIGRLAVPALIVHGGRDEIVNPNQADLFHHVPPAQVVVMPKSRHFPFLDEPDQFNTLLLGFLGHDSSSSFRSSFRQPVINASFPAHKPAID from the coding sequence ATGAGCATGATTGTCATCGACAACCAGACGGTGCATTACGAAGTGTTTGGGCGCGGACGTCCCGTCCTCTTTCTGCACGGCTGGATGGGGAGCTGGCGCTACTGGTATCCGACGATTGAACAGGTCGAAAAGCAATACCGCGCGTATTCGTTCGATTTTTGGGGGTTTGGCGAGTCGCGCCGCAAAAGCACGACGGAGAGCATTGGCAATTATAGTCGTCAGGTCATCCGCTTTCTCGATGCATTGGGAATCGATAAAGTCATGCTGGTTGGGCATTCGATGGGCGGCATGGTGGCGCTCAAAACAGCGCTCGATGCTCCCACGCGCATTGCCAAAGTTGTGACGGTAGGAGCGCCAATCGTCGGCGACTCGCTCTCATGGTTTCTCAAGTTGATGTATTACCGACCCATTGCCAATACATTTGCAAACGCACCCTGGCTGCGCCGTTTCCTCTTCCGCCATTTCCTGGGGGAAACGAGCGATCCGGCGGTTCAAGAAATCCTGGACGATAGCCTGAAATCGTCCGCCGTTACGCTTCAGCGCTCCATCGCTTCGATGCTGCACACCGATCTGCGCCCAGAGATTGGGCGGTTGGCGGTTCCGGCATTGATCGTCCACGGCGGACGCGATGAGATCGTCAATCCCAATCAGGCGGATCTGTTCCATCATGTGCCGCCGGCGCAAGTCGTGGTGATGCCGAAGAGTCGTCACTTCCCATTTCTTGACGAGCCGGATCAGTTCAATACGTTGCTTTTGGGTTTCCTGGGGCATGATTCCTCTTCTTCCTTTCGCTCTTCCTTTCGGCAGCCCGTGATAAACGCATCATTCCCCGCGCACAAGCCTGCCATCGATTGA
- a CDS encoding P-loop NTPase family protein yields the protein MLHFPSPVGDGAVGMAGEGQRKAFQYGLRPPLLRLSNRDNWDASWGEQELIQRMAALAHTAGLPFSRTLIVAYYVSLKTNPFVVLTGIEGAGKTELATLFAETLLGHGSPQYALINGDSSWLGATGDQRSFRSLFDHFTSLRFLELLQEAADPGSAGKVFVVCFDGMHPAEVNYYFTTLLSVDEEGRTRLRLPGVSEDERPIVPANVSITATVNTAEGVGVLSADVLRRAGVIAFRARRSTQVFWHPPTPAPVGLQRLWLRAGRRDAAAAREHLFQIIGSTQWNRMGCSEPLAVALRRAGMALTPRLRQDVMLYVANSFDAEGRGLFDPDDVLRNTQIAFDHQVAQRLIWRLHDVPDPMLTYLMSDPDRLPPLAWAG from the coding sequence ATGCTGCACTTCCCGAGTCCCGTCGGCGATGGCGCCGTGGGCATGGCCGGTGAGGGCCAGCGGAAGGCATTCCAGTATGGTCTGCGACCGCCGTTGCTGCGCCTGAGCAACCGCGACAACTGGGACGCCTCATGGGGTGAGCAGGAGTTGATCCAGCGCATGGCAGCGCTGGCGCACACTGCCGGGTTGCCGTTTTCTCGCACCCTGATTGTCGCCTACTATGTGTCGCTGAAAACCAATCCGTTTGTTGTGCTGACCGGCATTGAGGGCGCCGGTAAGACCGAGTTGGCGACGTTGTTCGCCGAGACGCTCCTTGGTCACGGAAGTCCGCAGTATGCGTTGATCAACGGTGATTCGTCCTGGCTCGGAGCAACGGGTGATCAGCGTTCGTTTCGTTCCCTGTTCGATCATTTCACCTCACTCCGCTTCCTCGAACTGTTGCAGGAAGCCGCCGATCCGGGCAGCGCCGGCAAAGTGTTCGTGGTATGCTTCGATGGCATGCATCCGGCAGAGGTGAATTACTATTTTACGACACTGCTGAGCGTTGATGAAGAAGGTCGCACACGCCTGCGTCTCCCCGGCGTTTCTGAGGATGAGCGCCCGATTGTACCGGCAAACGTCTCGATTACGGCGACCGTCAATACTGCCGAAGGCGTTGGAGTGCTGAGCGCCGACGTGCTGCGGCGCGCTGGGGTCATTGCCTTCCGCGCCAGGAGGTCCACCCAGGTATTCTGGCATCCGCCGACGCCGGCGCCGGTTGGCTTGCAACGTTTGTGGTTGCGCGCCGGTCGGCGTGATGCTGCCGCAGCCCGTGAGCATCTGTTCCAGATCATTGGTTCCACGCAGTGGAATCGGATGGGATGCTCTGAGCCACTGGCTGTGGCGCTCAGGCGCGCAGGCATGGCGCTCACGCCGCGCTTGCGCCAGGACGTGATGCTCTACGTCGCCAACAGTTTCGACGCCGAAGGGCGCGGGCTGTTCGACCCGGACGATGTGCTACGAAATACGCAGATCGCCTTCGATCATCAGGTCGCGCAGCGCTTGATCTGGCGTCTCCACGATGTTCCCGACCCCATGCTCACGTATCTGATGAGCGATCCTGACCGGCTGCCTCCGCTGGCATGGGCAGGGTAA